DNA from Amycolatopsis sp. DSM 110486:
TTTCAGCGTCGGCGGCACGATCGAGGGCTCCGCAGAACCGCGGTAGGCGAACCCGGGTGCGTGCGCGGCGGCTCCGGGGTGGTCGGCGTCCGCGAGCGAGATCGTGTAGTTGGCCTGTGCCGAGGTGTACGTGCCCCACACACCGGCCGCGATCAGCACCGGCGCCAGCGCCAGAATGCCGAACCGGTAGGCGCCCCAGCGCTTCACCGTGCCGATCTTCGACAACCGGATCGGGTTCTCGATGAAGTGGTAGGTGAGGATCGAGAGCACGAACGACGCGCCGATCACCACCGCGCCGCCGAGCAGGCCGACGGCCGCGCGGTCACGCACGACCAGGTAGAACACCAGCACCGGCCAGTGCCACAGGTACAGCGAGAAGCTCAGGTTGCCGAGGTAGCCCAGAGGCTTCGAGCTGAGCCAGCGGTCGGCGCCGAAGACGGTGTTCGTCTGGCCGGCCACGAGCACGAGCCCGGCCGAGAGCGTCGGCCACAGCGCGATCCAGCCGGGGAACACCGAGTCGACGCGCAGCACGATGCCGCACAGCACCAACCCGGCCACGCCGATCCAGCCGAGCACCACGCGCAGGCCCCGCGGCAGCGTGAAAGAGTCGAGGAACATCACCATCAGGCCGCCGAGCGCGAACTCCCACACGCGGGTGAGGCCGTGGAAGTAGGCCAGCGGCTGGTCGACGGCGGTGAGGTACACCGAGTACGCCAGCGAAGCCACGAACAGCGTGATGAGCAGAGTGTTCACGGTGTGGCGCAGCGACAGCCCGAGGCGGCGCACGAGGAAGCCGAGCGCGACGAAGACCAGCGGCCACAGCAGGTAGAACTGGCCCTGGATCGACAGCGACCAGAAGTGCTGGACCAGGCTCGCGCTGTTGTGCTGGGCGAAGTAGTCGACGGAGTCGGCGGCCAGCTGCCAGTTCTCGTAGAACAGCGCGGAGGCGAAGACCTCGCGAATGGTCTGGAACCAGCGGTCCTCGGGCAGCAGCAGCGTGGAGACGACAACCACCGCGAGCAGCACGGTCATCGCCGCCGGGAAGAGCCGCTTGATCATCCGGCCCCACATCGGCCGCAGCTCGATCTTCCCGCGCAGCAGCGCGCGGTAGAGCTGGCCGGTGATCAGGAAGCCCGACACCAGGAAGAACACGTCGACGCCGCCGGAGATCCGGTCGAGCCACACGTGGTAGACCACGACCAGCAGCGAGGCGAGGGCTCGCACGCCCTGCAGCTCGGGCCGGAAACGGCTCTGTGCCGCACTGGGCGCCGGAGGCTTACCGGGTCGTTCAGGCGCGACCACGGTGGTCCCGGACATGCACTTCCTCCCCCAGAGGCCACCTGGGGCGGCCTGATGTTCTGAGCGGCTACTGATCGATCAGGGCGTGCAATAGCTATACGTGAAGGCCGTTCCGCTCACGCATCCGGGGTACCTCGATCGAGCCGTCCGGGGCGCCGGGCGCCGCGATCGATATCTTGGACCGTGTGCCCCTTGACTCCGTCCGACCCACTGTCCGCCGCGCGCGCATAGCCGACGTCCGCAAGATCAAAGCACTGGTCGACGCCGACGCCGGCCGCGTGCTGCTCGAGAAAGACCTGGTCACGCTGTACGAGGCGATCCAGGAGTTCTGGGTGGCGGTGGACGAGGACGGCACCGGCGACGAGGACGTGCTCGGCGCCGCCGCGCTGCACGTGCTGTGGGAGGACATCGCCGAGCTGCGCACGGTCGTGGTCGACAAGGCCGCGCGCGGCCGGGGCATCGGTCACGCGTTGGTGGGCCGGCTCGTGGACGAGGCGCGCGACCTGGGCCTCAAGCGCCTGTTCGTGCTGACGTTCGAGACCGGCTTCTTCCTGCGCCACGGCTTCGTCGAGATCGACGGCACGCCCGTGTCGCACGAGGTCTACGAGGAGATGCGCCACTCGCTCGACCCGGGTGTCGCGGAGTTCCTCGACCTGCCCTACGTCAAGCCGAACACCCTGGGCAACTCGCGCATGCTGCTGGAGTTCTAGACCGGCCCCCAGCCAGGGACGAGGTGCGCCGGCGCGCGGCCTCGTCCGTCCGGAAAGCCGAAAACCTCGGGCCCTTCGCTCACGCTCGGCCGATTGCGGGCGCGCGCCGGCCTCCCCGCGGCCAAGATCGAGTGCGGCCGCCGCGGCGGCCGAGACGATCTTCGCCTCGCGACAGGGAGCCCTGATGGAGTTCGACCACGTCCTGACCACCACGCCGTCGGTGCGGCGCAAGCTGGACCTGCGGCGTCCGGTGGAGAACGAGGTGCTCGCCGAGTGCCTCGAGCTGGCCCTGCACGCGCCCACGCCCGGCAACCAGCAGTCGTGGCGCTGGCTAGTCGTGCGCGACCAGGACGTGAAGAACCGGCTGGGCGAGCTGTTCCGCCGCGTCGGACTGGCGTACCTGGAGCAGTACGCGGACGTCGCCGCCGCCGACCCGGCCATGGCCCGCTCGGTCGCCTCCGGCCGGCACCTGATCGACGTGATCGAGCAGGTCCCGGCGTTCGTGGTGCCGTGCGTCGAAGGCCGCACGACCGGCGCGAACGTGGCCGACGCGGTGCTCTACGGCGGCATCTTCCCCGCCGTGTGGAGCTTCCAGCTGGCCCTGCGCTCACGGGGCCTCGGCTCGACGCTCACCACCTACCACCTGCAGACCGAGGCCGAGGCGGCCGAGATCCTGGGCATTCCCGAGGGCTACACGCAGGCCTGCCTGCTGCCCGTGGCCTACACGACCACGACCGACTTCAAGCCCACCCCGCGCCGCCCACTGTCGGAGGTCGCCTACCTCGACCACTGGGGAAAGTCGCTCGGCTGATCAGCTCACCCGCAACGTGATCCGCTCGCCCGCGCGGCTCACGTCGACGAGCTCGACGTGAGCCGCCGCGTACGTCAGGTCGTGCGGCCCGCGCCGGCCAGTGTGCAGCTGCGCCGCGGTCTGCTCCCCGCGCCCCGGCTGGCTCAACGACACGGCCACGACCGCGTCACCGGCCCACACGCACGTGACGTTCGCCGGACACCGCGAGTCCTCGACCAGGCGCGTGTACCGCACGGTCAGGTCCTTGGTGCTCAGCTGCGCCTCCTGGCCGACCTTGAGCGTCACGTCCCGGCCGGGCTCCGCCGGCACGGTCCCCACCGCCGCGGCCGGCGGCGGCGCGCCGCCCGCACCGTCGAGCGTGTGCGCGAGCGCCACCGAACTCCCCGCGCCCACCGCGAGTACGGCGACGGTCCCGATGGCCAGAGCGAGCTTGTGCGCGTCCATGTGATCAGGACGGAAGGATCACCGGTCCTGGTTGCACCACCGCGTCAGAAGTCCTCGTCGTCCGAGTCGCCCGGCGAGGCGTCGCCGCCGCGGATCATGAACAGGACGCCCTCCAGCTCTTCCGGCTTGATGAGCACGTCGCGGGCCTTCGAGCCCTCCGAGGGGCCCACGACGCCGCGGCTTTCGAGCAGGTCCATGAGGCGGCCGGCCTTGGCGAAGCCGACGCGGAGCTTGCGCTGGAGCATGGACGTGGAGCCGAACTGCGACGTGACGATGAGCTCGGCGGCCTGGAGCAGCACGTCGAGGTCGTCGCCGATGTCGGGGTCGATCTCCTTCTTCTCGCCGGCCTTCTGAGCCGTGACGCCGACGGTGTAGTCGGGCTGGGCCTGGTCCTTGGCGAACGAGACGACGGCCGCGATCTCCTCGTCGCCCACGAACGCGCCCTGGATGCGGACCGGTTTGCCGGCGCCCATCGGCAAATACAACGCGTCGCCCATGCCGATGAGCTTCTCGGCGCCCGGCTGGTCGAGGATGACCCGCGAGTCGGTGAGCGACGACGTGGCGAACGCCAGCCGCGAGGGCACGTTGGTCTTGATCAGGCCGGTGACGACGTCGACCGACGGCCGCTGTGTGGCCAGCACCAGGTGGATGCCGGCGGCGCGCGCCTTCTGCGTGATGCGCACGATCGCGTCTTCCACGTCGCGGGGCGCGGTCATCATGAGGTCGGCCAGCTCGTCGACGATCGCCATGATGTACGGGTACGGCCGGTACTCGCGCTCGCTGCCCGGGGGCGCCGTGATCTCGCCGGAGCGGACCTTGCGGTTGTAGTCGTCGATGTGGCGGACCTTGTTGACCTGCATGTCCTGATAGCGCTGCTCCATCTCCTCCACCAGCCAGGCCAGCGCGGCGGCGGCCTTCTTCGGCTGGGTGATGATGGGCGTGATCAGGTGCGGGATGCCCTCGTACGGCGTGAGCTCGACCATCTTCGGGTCGATGAGGATCATGCGGCACTCGTCCGGCGTCGCGCGGGCGAGCAGCGACACCAGCATCGAGTTGACGAAGCTCGACTTACCGGAACCGGTCGAGCCCGCCACTAGCAGGTGGGGCATTTTCGTGAGGTTCGCGGTGACGAAGTGGCCCTCGATGTCCTTGCCGAGCCCGATCACCATCGGGTGGTTGTCCTTGACCGTGGACGGCGCGCGCAGCACGTCGCCCAGGCGCACCATCTCGCGGTCGGAGTTCGGCACCTCGATGCCGACGGCCGACTTGCCGGGGATCGGCGCGAGCAGCCGGACGTTGTCCGTGGCCACGGCGTACGCGATGTTCTTCGTGAGCGCCGTGATCTTCTCGACCTTCACGCCCGGGCCGAGCTCGACCTCGTAGCGCGTGACCGTGGGGCCGCGGGTGAAGCCGGTGACCTGCGCGTCGATGCTGAACTGGTCGAGCACGCCGGTGATCGCCTCGATCATGGCGTCGTTGGCCTTGCTGCGGGATTTCGGCACGTCGCCGAGCTTCAGCAGGTCGGGTGACGGCAGCTGGTAATCGCCCTCGACGGTCCGCGTCATCGCCAGCGGCGGCTCCGGCGCCTTCTTCGGCTTCTTCTCCGGCACCTCTTCGGCGGGCTTCGGCTTGGGCGGGCGCACCGGCATCGGCGGCTCGGCCAGCATCGCGTCGAGGTCGAGCTGCTCGCCCTCGGTGTCGGCGCTGCTCTGGCGGCGACGCGACGGCTTGCGCAGCCGCACGGCCTTCGGGTCGGCCTCGATGAGCTCGTCGGCCTCGGGTTCCGCGTTGTCGCCCTCGAGGTCGGCCAGCTCGTCTTCGTCGAGACCCCACGTGCGAAGGCGGTGCGGGATCTCGCGCACGGGCGTGCCGGTGAACACCAGCACGCCGAACAGCAGCGCCAGGATCAGCAACGGCACTGCGACCCACGTGGTGACGCCCTTGGTCAGCAGCCCGCCGGACAACAGCCCGATGATGCCGCCGGCGTACATGCGGCCGTCGTTGGTTTCGGGCAGCGCCGTGAAGATGTGCAGCATCCCCAGCACGGACAGCACGACCAGCCCCGTGCCGATCACCATCCGCGGCCGGGTCTCGGGGTTCGGCTCCGACCGCATCAACGCGACCGCGACCACCACCAGCACCAGCGGCAACGTCACCGCGCCGGCGCCCAGCACCGTGCGCGTCGCGACCTCCACGGCCGCCCCGATCGGCCCCGCGGCCCGCCACCACACGCCCACGGCCGCGACGATCGCCAGCGCGATCAGCCCCAGCGCCAGCCCGTCACGGCGGTGTTCCGCCTCCAGCTCCCGCGTGCGCCCGACCGTGCGGGCCAGCGAGCCGACGCCCTTGGCCACCAGGTTCCACGTGCCGCGCACCCCGCGCCCGAACGCGCCGGACTTCGCCTTTCCCCGCCGCGGCGGGGGTTTGCGCGCCGCACTCCTCGGCCGTGACCCAGAACTTGAAGAACGCGACCCGGAAGCCCCGGACGAGCGCGGCTTCGCCGGCGTGCGCGAACCACGCGCCGGTGCCTTCCCGCCGCTTCCCGCCGTGCTCCGCTTCCTCGTCGCCGACCCAGACATGCCTCCACGGTAACGGCCCGGGACCGATAGTCACATGCGCCACTCTCAGAGCAGGAGAAACAATCGTCGCGAACGTCCCGGCCGACCTGGTGGATCTCCGCTCAGCAGAGCGATTCGGCCGCCGCGAGGATCTTCTCGGCCTTCGCCTGGTCGACCGACACATCGGCGCTGATGAAATACCAGGTCACGCTCGCGAGCACGGCCGCGTGGTCCTTGCCCTGCGCGACGTCGTCGCACAGGTCGTGCGCGTGCGCGATCGCGGCGCCCATGTTGGTGACGAGGGCCGGGTCGATCGAACCGAGGGCCGCGAGGTAGGCCCGCTCGCGTGGTCCGATCGCGACGGCCCGCGGCGAAGGCTTTGGCGTCGGCACCGGGGCGGGGTCCGGGCCGCCACATGCGGTGAGGAGGACCAGCGCGGTGGGGATCGGGACAAGTTTGCGCACGGCCGCTACAGCGTGGGTGCACGCTGGTTCGTTACGAAGCCGAGGTCACGTGGTGAACCACCCCACCGGGCCGAGATCGGCTTCATGACATGCTCTGCCCATGTTCGCGCTGCAACAGGACGACTTCCCGGCCCCGCGTCGTGCCCCGGCGATCTGGCGGACGATGCTCAACATCGACCGCGGGCTGGTCAACATGGTGGGCCGGCTGACGGTGTCGGGGGCGGTGCCGCGGGAGCTGCGGGGGCGGCCGTTGCTGATGGCGGCGAACCACATCGGCGTGTTCGACGCGTTCGTGCTGATGGCGGCGTGCAAGAGGATCGGCATCAACCCGCGGTTCATGCTGGCCGGGGGCATCCTGGACGCGCCGGTGATCGGGCCGGCGCTGCGCGTGAGCGGGCATCTGCGGGTGGACCGCAAGCACGCGGCGACGGCCATCGGGCAGTTCGCCGAGGCCGTGGAGGAGCTGAAGACCACGCGGGAGCCGATCGTCGTCTACCCGGAGGGGCGGATCAGCCACGACCCCGGGCTGTGGCCGGAACGCGGCAAGACGGGGGCGGCGCGCCTGGCGCTGGCCGCGGATGTCCCGGTGATCCCGATCAGCCAGTGGGGCGCGCACGAGGCCGTGTACTGGGGCACCGAGACCGTGAACGGCCCGGCCGACCTGGTGCCGCTCGCGCGTTCGGGCCTGAGTGCGCCCCTGCGGCGGCCCAGGTTCAAGGTGCACTTCGGGGCGCCGGTGGACCTGGCGGACGTCGAGCCGCAGCGGCCGGGCGCCGGGGTGCGCGCGCACGCGAAGATCATGCAGGCGATCACCGACGGTCTCGTGCCGCTGCGCCGCGACGAGCCCGTGCGGCCGCGGTTCAACGACCCGACGCGGCCGACGGACACCGTGAGCCCCTGGAAGCCGGGACCGCCCACCCCTCGGACAGCACAGTCCTGAACCCGCGCTTTCGCCTAGAGTCGCGGGGCGTGAGCACACGCATCCTCGTCGTCTACTACAGCGCCACCGGCAACACCGCCGCCCTCGCCTCCGCGCTGGCCGAGGGCGCCCGGGAGACCGGTGCCGAAGTCCGGGTCCGGACCGTGCGCGAGACCGCGCCGCCCGAGGCCGTCGCGAGCAACCCGCGCTGGCAGGCGTGGGTGGACTCCGGTCCGCACCACGAGTACGCCACCCTCGCCGACCTCGAGTGGGCCGACGGCATCGCCGTGGGCAGCCCCACCCGCTTCGGCGGTCCCGCGGCCCAGCTGAAGTCCTTTTTGGACAGCACGGGTGGCTTGTGGGCACAGGGAAAGCTGGCCGACAAGGTCGCGACGTCGTTCACCACGGCGTCGACCGCGCACGGCGGCCTCGAGGCGACCGTGCTGGCCACGAACAACATCTTCTACCACTGGGGCGCCATCGTCCTGCCGCTCGGCTACGGCGACCCGCACCTGAAGGAGTCGGGCAACCCCTACGGTGGCTCGTTCGTCTCGCGCAAGTCCGCTGCGCCCGACGACCTGGCGCTCGGCGCGCTGACCCGGCAGGGCAAGCGCCTCGCGACGATCACCACCCACGTCGCCACCGGACTGAAAGCGGACGATAACCGCTAAAACGGTTTCGGTGGTGACGCGAAAGTCGTACTGTCGACGAGCGTGACCACCGAACTGCCCGTCCTCGCGCCACCCCGCGTCGCGCACCGCGGCCGCGGGGTGGCGTTCGTGCTGCTCGCCGCGCTGTTCTTCAGCACGTCGGGCACGCTCGGCAAGCCCGCGATGGCCGCCGGGATGACGCCGGAGCAGGTCGCGACGTTCCGCATCGGCTTCGCTGGCCTCCTTCTTCTCGCCGGCACGGCCGCCATCGCGCCGCGCACGCTCAAGGTCCGCCGCGGCGAGTGGCCGATGCTGCTCGCGTACGGGCTGCTCGGCGTCGCCGGCACGCAGCTCGCGTACTTCATCGCCGCCGACCGCGTGCCCGTGGGCATCGCGATCCTGCTCGAGTTCCTCTCCCCCGTGCTGATCGCGCTGTGGGTGCGCGTGGTCCGCCGCACGCACCTGCCGCGCGCCATGTGGGCGGGCATCGGGCTCGCCATCGCCGGCCTCGCGCTCGTCGGCCAGGTCTGGCAGGGCCTCACCCTCGACGCGATCGGCGTCCTCGCCGGCCTGGGCGCCGCGGTGTGCTCCGC
Protein-coding regions in this window:
- a CDS encoding amino-acid N-acetyltransferase yields the protein MPLDSVRPTVRRARIADVRKIKALVDADAGRVLLEKDLVTLYEAIQEFWVAVDEDGTGDEDVLGAAALHVLWEDIAELRTVVVDKAARGRGIGHALVGRLVDEARDLGLKRLFVLTFETGFFLRHGFVEIDGTPVSHEVYEEMRHSLDPGVAEFLDLPYVKPNTLGNSRMLLEF
- the wrbA gene encoding NAD(P)H:quinone oxidoreductase; the protein is MSTRILVVYYSATGNTAALASALAEGARETGAEVRVRTVRETAPPEAVASNPRWQAWVDSGPHHEYATLADLEWADGIAVGSPTRFGGPAAQLKSFLDSTGGLWAQGKLADKVATSFTTASTAHGGLEATVLATNNIFYHWGAIVLPLGYGDPHLKESGNPYGGSFVSRKSAAPDDLALGALTRQGKRLATITTHVATGLKADDNR
- a CDS encoding DMT family transporter codes for the protein MTTELPVLAPPRVAHRGRGVAFVLLAALFFSTSGTLGKPAMAAGMTPEQVATFRIGFAGLLLLAGTAAIAPRTLKVRRGEWPMLLAYGLLGVAGTQLAYFIAADRVPVGIAILLEFLSPVLIALWVRVVRRTHLPRAMWAGIGLAIAGLALVGQVWQGLTLDAIGVLAGLGAAVCSAGYFLIGERAVADRDPLGLVTWGMVIGAVIVSVVSPPWTIPWSLLDHAVEFGPWTPPIWLLLTLLVLLSTVLSYLLGITALRHLPASVASVLGLLEPVTATAFAWALLGEALAWPQALGAAILLGGAYVVQRFSKGVT
- a CDS encoding 1-acyl-sn-glycerol-3-phosphate acyltransferase — translated: MFALQQDDFPAPRRAPAIWRTMLNIDRGLVNMVGRLTVSGAVPRELRGRPLLMAANHIGVFDAFVLMAACKRIGINPRFMLAGGILDAPVIGPALRVSGHLRVDRKHAATAIGQFAEAVEELKTTREPIVVYPEGRISHDPGLWPERGKTGAARLALAADVPVIPISQWGAHEAVYWGTETVNGPADLVPLARSGLSAPLRRPRFKVHFGAPVDLADVEPQRPGAGVRAHAKIMQAITDGLVPLRRDEPVRPRFNDPTRPTDTVSPWKPGPPTPRTAQS
- a CDS encoding nitroreductase family protein; its protein translation is MEFDHVLTTTPSVRRKLDLRRPVENEVLAECLELALHAPTPGNQQSWRWLVVRDQDVKNRLGELFRRVGLAYLEQYADVAAADPAMARSVASGRHLIDVIEQVPAFVVPCVEGRTTGANVADAVLYGGIFPAVWSFQLALRSRGLGSTLTTYHLQTEAEAAEILGIPEGYTQACLLPVAYTTTTDFKPTPRRPLSEVAYLDHWGKSLG
- a CDS encoding DUF732 domain-containing protein produces the protein MRKLVPIPTALVLLTACGGPDPAPVPTPKPSPRAVAIGPRERAYLAALGSIDPALVTNMGAAIAHAHDLCDDVAQGKDHAAVLASVTWYFISADVSVDQAKAEKILAAAESLC
- a CDS encoding DNA translocase FtsK, which codes for MSGSATRKRSTAGSGGKAPARGSRTPAKPRSSGASGSRSSSSGSRPRSAARKPPPRRGKAKSGAFGRGVRGTWNLVAKGVGSLARTVGRTRELEAEHRRDGLALGLIALAIVAAVGVWWRAAGPIGAAVEVATRTVLGAGAVTLPLVLVVVAVALMRSEPNPETRPRMVIGTGLVVLSVLGMLHIFTALPETNDGRMYAGGIIGLLSGGLLTKGVTTWVAVPLLILALLFGVLVFTGTPVREIPHRLRTWGLDEDELADLEGDNAEPEADELIEADPKAVRLRKPSRRRQSSADTEGEQLDLDAMLAEPPMPVRPPKPKPAEEVPEKKPKKAPEPPLAMTRTVEGDYQLPSPDLLKLGDVPKSRSKANDAMIEAITGVLDQFSIDAQVTGFTRGPTVTRYEVELGPGVKVEKITALTKNIAYAVATDNVRLLAPIPGKSAVGIEVPNSDREMVRLGDVLRAPSTVKDNHPMVIGLGKDIEGHFVTANLTKMPHLLVAGSTGSGKSSFVNSMLVSLLARATPDECRMILIDPKMVELTPYEGIPHLITPIITQPKKAAAALAWLVEEMEQRYQDMQVNKVRHIDDYNRKVRSGEITAPPGSEREYRPYPYIMAIVDELADLMMTAPRDVEDAIVRITQKARAAGIHLVLATQRPSVDVVTGLIKTNVPSRLAFATSSLTDSRVILDQPGAEKLIGMGDALYLPMGAGKPVRIQGAFVGDEEIAAVVSFAKDQAQPDYTVGVTAQKAGEKKEIDPDIGDDLDVLLQAAELIVTSQFGSTSMLQRKLRVGFAKAGRLMDLLESRGVVGPSEGSKARDVLIKPEELEGVLFMIRGGDASPGDSDDEDF
- a CDS encoding acyltransferase family protein codes for the protein MSGTTVVAPERPGKPPAPSAAQSRFRPELQGVRALASLLVVVYHVWLDRISGGVDVFFLVSGFLITGQLYRALLRGKIELRPMWGRMIKRLFPAAMTVLLAVVVVSTLLLPEDRWFQTIREVFASALFYENWQLAADSVDYFAQHNSASLVQHFWSLSIQGQFYLLWPLVFVALGFLVRRLGLSLRHTVNTLLITLFVASLAYSVYLTAVDQPLAYFHGLTRVWEFALGGLMVMFLDSFTLPRGLRVVLGWIGVAGLVLCGIVLRVDSVFPGWIALWPTLSAGLVLVAGQTNTVFGADRWLSSKPLGYLGNLSFSLYLWHWPVLVFYLVVRDRAAVGLLGGAVVIGASFVLSILTYHFIENPIRLSKIGTVKRWGAYRFGILALAPVLIAAGVWGTYTSAQANYTISLADADHPGAAAHAPGFAYRGSAEPSIVPPTLKLPEDWAGITDDKCTMSPRNEELKVCTQNPEGPPKKRVVLVGDSHMQQYLAAFLPMVQTEGWAVTSMLKGACPFSSNADLMPGDQACMDWNKAAADEIVAMHPDAVVTLASVNTHAGITETTPAGFVTQWSAMDKAGIPVVALRDNPRFAFNMAACVAQQGPTNPVCVLDRDAVQPAAPSYTSTRGVPGNVSFLDFTDYFCDKDTCPPVVGNVLVYMDDNHLTATFLTTLAPIADKQMKAALKW